From the genome of Spirosomataceae bacterium TFI 002, one region includes:
- a CDS encoding glycerate dehydrogenase, whose amino-acid sequence MNIVFLDAFTLRPEEIDLEPLHALGSLTMYDRSSRSEVLERAQNAEIVLTNKTVIDAEIMDQLPKLKYIGVTATGYNIVDVAAARDRGITVTNAKNYSSMSVAQQVFALIMQFSNRVSEHNSLEKWSKVPDFCYYDYTLTELAGKTLGLVGIGDIGEKVAQVAKAFEMKVIVHRKSATPHPNYETVTLDDLLSRSDYVSLHCPLTDKNKGFMGTDSFEKMKSSAILINTARGPLINENELVNALNQGKIAGAALDVLSQEPADPNSPLFGAKNLVISPHVAWATLEARQRLMKIVTENIEAFIAGKSLNVLG is encoded by the coding sequence ATGAATATCGTATTTCTTGATGCTTTTACCCTTCGTCCTGAAGAAATTGACCTTGAACCTTTGCACGCACTGGGAAGCCTGACTATGTATGACCGATCTTCGAGGTCAGAGGTTTTAGAGAGGGCACAAAATGCAGAAATAGTCCTTACAAATAAAACAGTAATAGATGCAGAGATAATGGATCAGTTGCCAAAACTGAAATACATTGGCGTTACTGCAACAGGATATAACATAGTAGACGTGGCGGCAGCCAGAGATAGGGGCATCACTGTTACCAATGCCAAAAACTACAGCTCCATGTCTGTTGCTCAACAAGTTTTTGCTTTGATTATGCAATTTTCTAACCGAGTTAGTGAGCACAACAGTCTTGAGAAATGGAGCAAAGTGCCTGACTTCTGTTACTACGATTATACCCTAACCGAACTTGCAGGAAAAACACTAGGCCTAGTCGGTATAGGAGATATAGGCGAAAAGGTGGCCCAGGTTGCAAAGGCTTTTGAAATGAAAGTAATAGTTCATCGCAAAAGTGCTACACCACATCCAAATTACGAAACCGTTACTCTTGATGACCTGTTGTCAAGGTCTGATTATGTAAGCCTACATTGCCCACTAACTGACAAAAATAAAGGGTTTATGGGTACAGATAGTTTTGAAAAAATGAAATCATCTGCAATACTCATTAATACTGCTCGAGGTCCATTGATCAATGAAAATGAGTTAGTTAATGCTCTAAACCAAGGTAAAATTGCAGGGGCAGCCTTGGATGTACTTTCTCAAGAACCAGCCGATCCTAATTCACCTCTTTTCGGTGCCAAAAACTTGGTAATTAGTCCTCATGTAGCCTGGGCAACACTAGAAGCTAGACAAAGACTGATGAAAATTGTCACTGAGAATATTGAAGCCTTCATAGCCGGCAAAAGCTTGAATGTGTTGGGCTAA
- a CDS encoding putative ABC transport system ATP-binding protein, which translates to MKIIETDKIAKRYIMGTEVVDALKSISISINKGEYVAFMGPSGSGKSTLMNIIGCLDSPTGGKYILNDKDVSYMSENELAEVRNKEIGFVFQTFNLLPRQSSLENVALPLIYAGYNKAARTERAQQVLESVGLGDRSHHKPNELSGGQRQRVAVARALVNNPSILLADEPTGNLDTKTSYEIMELFEEIHSKGNTIIMVTHEEDIAQYAHRIIRLRDGLLESDVINPEPTNPRKMAEELERKLKEKESR; encoded by the coding sequence ATGAAGATTATAGAAACTGATAAAATTGCCAAAAGATATATCATGGGTACGGAAGTGGTGGATGCACTCAAGTCCATTTCCATTTCTATCAACAAGGGGGAGTATGTGGCATTTATGGGACCATCGGGTTCTGGTAAATCAACCTTGATGAATATTATTGGCTGCTTGGACTCGCCTACTGGTGGCAAGTACATCTTAAATGATAAGGATGTAAGCTACATGAGCGAGAATGAACTTGCTGAGGTAAGAAACAAAGAGATAGGTTTTGTATTCCAAACCTTTAACCTTTTACCTCGCCAGTCTTCATTGGAAAATGTAGCTTTACCGCTTATTTATGCTGGATATAATAAAGCGGCACGTACAGAAAGAGCTCAACAAGTACTTGAAAGTGTAGGTCTTGGAGATCGCTCGCATCATAAGCCCAACGAACTCTCTGGTGGTCAACGCCAGCGTGTGGCTGTGGCAAGAGCATTGGTAAACAACCCAAGTATATTGCTTGCCGATGAACCTACGGGAAACCTAGACACTAAAACATCATATGAGATAATGGAGCTTTTTGAAGAAATTCATTCAAAAGGAAACACCATAATCATGGTAACTCACGAAGAAGATATTGCCCAGTATGCTCACCGAATCATCAGGTTAAGAGATGGATTGCTCGAGTCTGATGTAATTAACCCAGAGCCTACAAATCCCCGCAAAATGGCGGAGGAGTTAGAGCGTAAACTAAAAGAGAAAGAAAGTCGTTAA
- a CDS encoding phosphatidylserine decarboxylase: MTIHKEGTATLLISIIFLLALNIGLVYFFPDYNILHKVILGVSLFLFLIVLQFFRKPVRTATINPKHIIAPADGKVVVIEETVETEYFKDPRIQVSIFMSPINVHMNFNPISGVVSFFKYHAGKYLVAWHPKSSTENERTTVVVKSDKGIEVLYRQIAGAMARRICWYVKEGDKVTQGDEFGFIKFGSRVDIFLPIGTKILCKLEDKPVGGETVIAELA; this comes from the coding sequence ATGACGATACATAAAGAAGGAACTGCAACATTACTTATCTCGATTATATTCCTTTTGGCCCTAAACATAGGCTTGGTCTATTTCTTTCCAGATTACAATATACTCCACAAAGTAATACTTGGAGTAAGTTTATTCCTATTTCTCATAGTTCTACAGTTTTTTAGAAAACCGGTAAGAACTGCAACCATTAATCCAAAACACATCATCGCCCCTGCTGATGGCAAGGTGGTTGTGATAGAAGAAACCGTTGAAACAGAGTATTTTAAAGACCCCAGGATACAGGTTTCGATTTTTATGTCACCAATCAATGTGCACATGAACTTCAATCCCATTTCGGGAGTGGTGTCTTTTTTTAAATACCATGCTGGTAAATATTTAGTTGCTTGGCACCCAAAATCTAGTACCGAAAATGAACGAACTACCGTTGTAGTGAAATCAGATAAAGGCATCGAAGTACTTTATCGTCAAATCGCAGGAGCAATGGCTCGTAGGATCTGCTGGTATGTAAAAGAGGGAGATAAAGTAACTCAAGGAGACGAATTTGGCTTTATTAAGTTTGGCTCGAGAGTTGACATTTTCCTTCCTATTGGTACCAAAATCCTATGTAAACTAGAGGATAAACCCGTAGGCGGAGAGACCGTTATTGCCGAGTTGGCATAA
- a CDS encoding Cold shock protein, CspA family gives MSKARETFSKKEKEKKKLQKRKIKQERKEERQEAAKDNTSLEDMLMYVDENGNLTSSPPDPRKRKEVDAESIVLGVPKADEYEEEDGVRTGVVNYFNEEKGYGFIKDKSNGDSIFVHISGLVDRVQEGDKVTFETAMGQKGMNAVDVKLVP, from the coding sequence ATGAGTAAAGCACGCGAAACCTTTAGTAAGAAAGAAAAAGAAAAGAAAAAATTACAGAAGCGTAAGATCAAGCAGGAGCGTAAAGAAGAACGTCAGGAAGCAGCAAAAGACAACACTTCATTAGAAGACATGCTTATGTATGTTGACGAAAACGGAAACCTAACCTCAAGTCCTCCTGATCCTCGTAAAAGAAAAGAAGTAGATGCCGAGAGTATAGTACTTGGTGTTCCTAAAGCCGACGAATACGAAGAAGAAGACGGCGTAAGAACTGGAGTAGTAAACTATTTCAACGAAGAAAAAGGATACGGATTTATCAAAGACAAGTCTAATGGTGACAGTATATTTGTACACATTAGTGGCTTAGTAGATAGAGTTCAGGAAGGAGATAAAGTTACATTTGAAACTGCAATGGGCCAAAAAGGCATGAATGCGGTTGATGTGAAACTAGTACCATAA
- a CDS encoding cysteine desulfurase IscS gives MKSRLPLFLDYASTTPVSDVVLEVMLPYFKESYGNPASRYHAHGWLAEEAYEQSKETIAKELDCYPSEIIFTSGATESINLALKGAEIEQLITFATEHKATLDVVTKLGIKSVVLSVDQNGYPNWAEVSEAAKLAPSLISFLWVNNETGVIFPIEEFQKIKAETNSLLHIDATQAVGKIHVSFKNSGVDMLSFSAHKIFGPKGVGALLVKTGVKLNPQTVGGGQQRNRRSGTLNIPGIVGLAKAVENSNITEELDSLKSYFEAEVIATFPSFKINGKESKRASHISNIQFTGYDGEEVLQKLHKIAVSNGSACNSATTLPSHVLKAMGLSDDAAFSSIRFSFCANNTKADIDFTLEHLKEVLGSIN, from the coding sequence ATGAAGTCTAGGCTCCCCTTATTCTTAGACTATGCCTCCACCACACCAGTAAGCGATGTGGTGCTAGAAGTCATGCTTCCATATTTCAAAGAATCGTACGGAAACCCAGCAAGTAGATACCATGCTCATGGATGGCTAGCAGAAGAAGCCTATGAGCAAAGCAAAGAAACCATCGCAAAAGAACTTGATTGTTATCCAAGCGAAATCATTTTTACTAGCGGAGCTACAGAATCAATCAACCTCGCACTTAAAGGTGCAGAAATTGAACAGCTCATCACATTCGCTACGGAACATAAAGCAACGCTAGATGTTGTTACCAAGTTAGGGATTAAAAGTGTCGTTTTATCAGTAGATCAAAATGGTTACCCGAACTGGGCGGAAGTAAGTGAAGCAGCAAAACTAGCACCTAGTCTTATTTCGTTTCTGTGGGTTAATAATGAAACAGGGGTCATCTTCCCAATAGAAGAGTTTCAAAAAATAAAGGCCGAAACCAATTCATTGCTTCACATAGATGCCACTCAAGCAGTTGGTAAAATTCATGTTTCATTCAAAAATAGTGGAGTTGACATGTTGAGCTTTTCAGCTCACAAAATATTTGGACCAAAAGGGGTAGGAGCTTTACTTGTGAAAACTGGGGTAAAACTTAACCCTCAAACCGTAGGCGGAGGTCAGCAAAGAAATCGACGCAGCGGTACACTCAATATTCCAGGTATAGTCGGTTTAGCAAAAGCCGTTGAAAATTCTAATATTACAGAAGAACTAGATTCCCTAAAATCTTATTTCGAGGCCGAAGTCATAGCTACTTTCCCTTCTTTCAAGATAAATGGAAAGGAAAGTAAGCGTGCAAGCCACATCTCCAACATTCAATTTACAGGATACGATGGAGAGGAGGTTTTACAAAAACTCCATAAAATAGCCGTTTCAAATGGCTCTGCCTGTAACTCTGCTACAACCCTTCCCTCCCACGTCCTCAAAGCAATGGGGCTTAGTGATGATGCAGCTTTTTCTAGCATTCGTTTTTCATTTTGTGCCAATAACACCAAAGCCGATATTGATTTTACTCTGGAGCATTTGAAAGAAGTACTTGGATCAATCAACTAA
- a CDS encoding Arylsulfatase A, which yields MKWLSALLLFVSYFSFGQKDQPNIVLFMVDDMGWQDTSVPFWTEKTPLNERYRTPNMERLAAQGVKFTNAYATPVCTPTRVSLITGMNAARHKVTNWTSPYNGTESGKVDDIFNFVPWNKSGVSPIPDIENTVYAKPLPAILKENGYYTIHVGKAHFGAMGIPAADPKNLGFVMNIGGNATGHPASYFGEENYGNIYGKAGIHAVPDLEAYYGSDIFLSQALTIEALKALDYPREEKKPFFLYLSHYAVHSPLHADRRFVSNYDKLDEKEAAFASMVEGMDKSLGDLMDYLESHNLSENTIVIFMSDNGSLSRTPPRGGEMHTHNLPLKVGKGSVHEGGIREPMIVKWPNVLKGNTVNEHHIIIEDFFPSILELAGIKSYKTNQVIDGESFVSILKKPKKAKSERSLVWHYPHHWGPEGPGINFASAIRKGDWKLLYDMKLQKLSLYNLADDIGEHNDLAIQNPKKVKELAKELTAMLKERGAQMPTYKSTGQAVLWADELVD from the coding sequence ATGAAATGGCTTTCCGCTTTGTTACTTTTTGTTTCCTACTTTTCATTTGGGCAAAAAGATCAACCTAATATCGTACTGTTTATGGTGGACGATATGGGTTGGCAAGATACTTCGGTACCTTTTTGGACAGAAAAAACACCTCTAAATGAGCGGTATCGTACGCCCAATATGGAACGATTGGCTGCTCAAGGAGTGAAATTTACCAATGCCTATGCCACACCTGTATGTACGCCTACTCGTGTGAGTTTGATAACAGGCATGAACGCTGCACGGCATAAAGTGACTAACTGGACTAGCCCTTACAATGGAACTGAAAGCGGAAAGGTTGATGATATTTTCAATTTTGTGCCATGGAATAAAAGTGGTGTGAGCCCAATCCCAGATATTGAAAACACGGTATACGCCAAACCGCTTCCTGCTATTTTAAAAGAAAACGGATATTATACCATCCATGTAGGCAAGGCTCATTTCGGGGCAATGGGTATACCTGCCGCAGATCCTAAGAATTTAGGGTTCGTAATGAACATTGGTGGTAATGCCACAGGGCATCCAGCCTCTTATTTTGGCGAGGAGAACTATGGAAACATTTATGGAAAAGCAGGCATTCACGCCGTCCCGGACCTTGAGGCTTATTATGGTTCCGATATTTTTTTGAGTCAGGCTTTAACCATAGAAGCACTTAAAGCATTAGATTATCCGAGAGAGGAGAAAAAGCCTTTTTTCCTTTATTTATCTCATTATGCGGTTCATTCACCACTTCATGCTGACCGTCGGTTTGTGAGTAATTACGATAAGTTAGATGAAAAAGAAGCAGCTTTTGCATCTATGGTTGAAGGAATGGATAAAAGTTTAGGTGACTTGATGGATTACTTGGAGAGTCATAATTTGAGCGAAAACACTATAGTTATATTCATGAGTGACAATGGAAGCTTGAGTAGAACTCCACCTAGAGGAGGGGAAATGCATACACATAACTTACCCTTGAAAGTAGGAAAAGGGTCTGTGCATGAAGGAGGAATCCGTGAGCCCATGATTGTGAAGTGGCCAAATGTATTGAAAGGAAATACTGTGAACGAGCACCACATAATTATCGAAGACTTTTTTCCAAGTATCTTAGAATTGGCAGGAATAAAATCTTACAAAACCAACCAAGTTATAGATGGTGAAAGCTTTGTTTCTATTCTGAAAAAGCCAAAGAAAGCGAAATCAGAAAGGTCTCTAGTTTGGCACTATCCGCACCATTGGGGACCTGAAGGGCCAGGAATAAATTTTGCTTCCGCAATTAGAAAAGGTGATTGGAAGCTTTTGTACGACATGAAGTTACAAAAGCTTTCGCTTTATAATCTTGCCGATGATATTGGAGAGCACAATGATTTGGCTATTCAAAACCCCAAAAAAGTAAAAGAACTTGCCAAGGAATTAACCGCTATGTTGAAAGAAAGAGGAGCACAAATGCCAACTTACAAATCTACCGGTCAAGCTGTTTTGTGGGCAGATGAGTTAGTTGATTGA
- a CDS encoding cyclic pyranopterin monophosphate synthase subunit MoaA, whose amino-acid sequence MLLDNHGRPINYLRLAVTDRCNLRCFYCMPEEGIKFLPKPHLLSFEEMLRMASMMASLGISKVRITGGEPFVRKDMMSFLKELSKIDGINDIHITTNGVLTAPLIPEFKSIGIKSVNLSLDTLDRERFLEMTRRDELSRVLETLDQLLAYNIPTKINAVVMAGKNDQDILPLVGLGEKLPIGIRFIEEMPFNGSGINEAAFMSYKRILDIIKEAHPSLYKISDGPNSTSYNYKIDGHEGSVGVIAAFSRTFCGTCNRIRVTPTGTLKTCLYDDGVLNLRDLMRSESNDEIVKDHLIQAFTHRPKDGFEAESKRSSVVSESMTTIGG is encoded by the coding sequence ATGCTTTTAGACAATCACGGACGTCCGATTAATTACCTCAGACTTGCTGTTACAGACCGCTGTAACCTCCGCTGTTTCTATTGTATGCCCGAAGAAGGGATTAAGTTTTTGCCAAAACCCCATTTACTTAGTTTTGAAGAAATGCTTCGCATGGCTAGTATGATGGCAAGCCTTGGTATTTCCAAGGTTAGAATCACTGGTGGAGAGCCTTTTGTGAGAAAAGACATGATGTCCTTCCTTAAAGAGCTTTCCAAAATAGATGGAATCAATGACATTCATATTACAACCAATGGTGTACTTACCGCACCTTTGATTCCCGAGTTTAAAAGCATTGGAATAAAGTCTGTCAACTTAAGCTTAGATACACTGGATAGAGAGCGTTTTCTTGAAATGACTAGGCGAGATGAGCTTTCTAGAGTATTAGAAACGCTAGATCAGTTATTGGCCTATAACATACCAACCAAAATAAATGCGGTAGTAATGGCTGGTAAAAACGACCAAGACATATTACCCTTAGTTGGTTTGGGCGAGAAGCTACCCATCGGTATTCGTTTCATTGAAGAAATGCCATTCAATGGCTCAGGAATAAATGAAGCAGCCTTCATGAGTTACAAACGAATTCTAGACATTATAAAAGAAGCTCACCCATCACTATATAAAATAAGCGATGGACCAAATTCCACTTCCTACAATTACAAAATAGATGGACACGAAGGTTCGGTAGGAGTTATAGCCGCATTTAGCAGGACTTTTTGTGGTACTTGCAATCGCATAAGAGTGACGCCTACTGGCACACTTAAAACTTGTCTTTATGATGACGGCGTCTTAAACCTTCGAGACTTAATGAGAAGCGAGTCAAATGACGAAATAGTAAAGGATCACCTCATTCAAGCTTTTACTCACCGACCCAAAGACGGATTTGAAGCCGAATCAAAAAGGTCTTCGGTGGTTTCGGAGAGTATGACTACGATTGGGGGTTAG
- a CDS encoding alkaline phosphatase, whose translation MRIFTLIILLAANVASAQYIHSHNDYKQANPFTEAYANNAYSIEADIFLQDGELYVAHELGEIDKSKTLTKLYLEPLLNIDYFSRIQLLIDIKTDAKTTLNVLLEELKKYPKLISNNQIRFVISGNRPAPNEYHLYPDYILFDHQSLDDIAEADYKKIGLFSFPFYKYSLWKGADFIEDKEAQKLTKTIQFVHDLGYEIRFWGTPDTPIAWRTFQQLRVDYINTDKPKACNTFLNMYK comes from the coding sequence ATGCGAATCTTTACACTTATAATACTGCTTGCAGCAAATGTTGCAAGTGCTCAATATATTCATTCTCACAATGACTATAAACAAGCAAACCCTTTTACGGAAGCATATGCAAATAATGCATACTCCATAGAAGCGGATATTTTTCTACAAGATGGCGAACTCTACGTCGCTCATGAGTTAGGCGAAATAGACAAGTCCAAAACATTGACAAAGCTATACCTAGAGCCTCTATTGAACATCGACTATTTTAGCCGAATACAGCTTTTGATAGACATAAAAACTGATGCAAAAACCACTTTAAATGTCCTATTGGAGGAACTCAAAAAATACCCAAAACTCATTTCTAATAACCAGATCCGCTTTGTGATTTCTGGCAATAGACCTGCACCAAATGAATATCACTTGTATCCCGACTATATCTTATTTGACCATCAAAGCCTAGACGATATTGCGGAGGCAGATTATAAGAAAATTGGCCTTTTTAGCTTTCCTTTTTACAAATATTCTCTTTGGAAAGGAGCTGACTTTATAGAAGACAAAGAAGCTCAAAAGCTTACGAAAACAATTCAGTTCGTGCATGACCTTGGATACGAAATTCGTTTTTGGGGTACTCCTGATACACCTATCGCTTGGAGAACTTTCCAGCAATTGAGAGTTGATTATATCAACACTGACAAACCAAAAGCTTGCAACACTTTCCTAAACATGTATAAATAA
- a CDS encoding cyclic pyranopterin monophosphate synthase subunit MoaC has protein sequence MGNFTHLDAQGNPSMVDVGEKPITKRSATARSIVILDNEILSHLADDEIKTKKGPVFQTAIIAGVMAAKKTGELIPLCHPLGLENCQITITINEKKEVVILCTASLSGKTGIEMEALTGASVAALTIYDMCKAFSHNIVIKETRLIAKSGGKSDFRLEV, from the coding sequence ATGGGCAATTTTACTCACTTAGATGCTCAGGGTAATCCATCCATGGTAGATGTAGGAGAAAAGCCTATCACAAAGCGATCTGCTACTGCAAGAAGCATTGTTATATTGGACAATGAAATTCTCTCTCACCTAGCAGACGACGAAATCAAAACCAAGAAAGGACCAGTGTTTCAAACTGCAATTATTGCAGGTGTAATGGCTGCAAAAAAAACAGGCGAGCTCATTCCGCTCTGTCACCCTCTTGGGCTTGAAAACTGCCAGATAACCATTACAATTAACGAAAAGAAAGAAGTTGTAATTCTATGCACCGCTTCTCTTTCTGGCAAAACAGGCATTGAAATGGAAGCTCTCACTGGTGCAAGTGTAGCTGCACTCACAATCTACGATATGTGTAAGGCTTTCTCTCACAACATCGTAATTAAAGAAACACGTCTCATTGCAAAAAGTGGCGGAAAGAGCGATTTTAGGTTAGAGGTTTAA
- a CDS encoding Molybdopterin-guanine dinucleotide biosynthesis protein A, translating into MKKHQKHAKLNKPSIGSFARNEIALVGAPCGLIQDFAKKLIGELQDQNITYIDADHAHGNSESPELSFNELTDKIKYERLDKKSLNEYDKRILLNDQDLIITNGNHFEAKSQIVFIHPSKEASLKKRLSQLTDVKAYVLCEGVSKVYEWLEVFAPIFGQNDAPAIAKLIKSQITPPLVKGLVLAGGKSMRMGEDKGQINYHGLAQVDFLFEEFEKAKITASVSCRVDQYERYNRITDKFEGLGPFGAIASAFQEDPNSAWLIVACDLPLVDQDTFDLLLKERDPSKLATCFYNPETDFPDPLITLWEPKAYMRMLEFLALGYSCPRKVLINSDVKIVHLENPEILKNVNTKAELEAFKVDR; encoded by the coding sequence ATGAAAAAGCACCAAAAACACGCCAAACTCAACAAACCAAGCATAGGCAGCTTTGCCAGAAACGAAATAGCTTTGGTAGGTGCTCCGTGCGGACTTATTCAAGATTTTGCAAAAAAACTCATTGGTGAGCTTCAAGACCAAAACATCACCTACATAGATGCCGATCATGCACATGGCAATAGTGAAAGTCCAGAGCTCAGTTTCAACGAACTTACGGATAAAATCAAGTACGAACGACTCGACAAAAAGTCTCTCAACGAATACGACAAGCGTATTTTGCTGAACGACCAGGACCTTATCATTACAAATGGAAACCATTTTGAAGCAAAGTCTCAAATCGTTTTTATTCACCCTTCCAAAGAAGCTTCATTAAAGAAAAGGCTTTCACAACTCACTGATGTAAAGGCCTACGTATTGTGTGAAGGCGTATCAAAAGTTTATGAATGGCTGGAGGTTTTTGCACCCATATTTGGACAAAATGATGCTCCCGCAATCGCCAAACTCATTAAATCACAAATAACTCCGCCACTAGTAAAAGGTTTGGTTCTTGCAGGTGGAAAAAGTATGAGAATGGGCGAAGACAAAGGACAAATAAATTATCACGGCTTAGCCCAAGTAGATTTTTTATTTGAAGAATTTGAAAAAGCAAAAATCACGGCAAGCGTTTCTTGTCGAGTAGATCAATACGAAAGATATAACCGCATTACAGACAAGTTTGAGGGCCTTGGACCTTTTGGGGCAATTGCGTCAGCATTTCAAGAAGACCCAAATTCTGCTTGGCTGATCGTGGCTTGCGACTTGCCTTTGGTTGATCAAGACACATTTGACCTTCTTTTAAAAGAAAGAGACCCTAGCAAACTAGCTACTTGTTTCTATAATCCAGAAACTGATTTTCCAGATCCACTTATCACCCTTTGGGAACCCAAGGCATACATGCGAATGCTAGAGTTTCTTGCTCTTGGTTATTCGTGCCCCAGAAAAGTATTGATCAATAGTGATGTCAAAATAGTGCATCTCGAAAATCCTGAAATTCTTAAAAATGTGAATACAAAAGCAGAATTAGAAGCTTTTAAAGTCGATAGATAA
- a CDS encoding molybdopterin synthase catalytic subunit, which produces MAIDVNIQIVLESSKTLSVGGAESFVASNETGGVVHFVGTVRNQTKGKKVLKLDFEAYEPMAVKEMYKIAEQALAQFDIQKIAIHHRTGSLKVGEIPVIIAVSSAHRKAAFAACEYAIDTLKDTVPIWKKEYFEGGEVWVSATP; this is translated from the coding sequence ATGGCAATAGATGTTAATATCCAAATTGTACTAGAAAGCTCTAAAACATTGTCTGTAGGAGGTGCTGAATCTTTTGTTGCTAGCAATGAAACTGGCGGCGTCGTACATTTTGTAGGAACGGTAAGAAACCAAACCAAAGGCAAGAAGGTGCTCAAGCTAGATTTTGAAGCTTATGAGCCTATGGCAGTTAAAGAAATGTACAAAATCGCAGAGCAAGCTTTGGCACAATTTGATATTCAAAAAATAGCAATTCATCATAGAACAGGCTCCTTGAAAGTAGGTGAGATTCCGGTGATCATTGCTGTATCATCTGCCCATAGAAAAGCAGCATTTGCTGCATGTGAATATGCCATTGACACGCTAAAAGATACAGTTCCTATCTGGAAAAAAGAGTACTTTGAAGGCGGGGAAGTGTGGGTGAGTGCTACGCCTTAG
- a CDS encoding ParE toxin of type II toxin-antitoxin system, parDE, translating into MFKVLLNRKAQVGLQKAFNYYENLSPKLGVYFLDQIESSLNSLESNPFFQIRYSNIRCLPVSRFPFMLHYEVFEAEGLVKVYDILHTSIDPKKWQ; encoded by the coding sequence ATGTTTAAGGTCCTTCTTAATAGAAAAGCTCAGGTCGGTCTTCAAAAAGCATTTAATTATTATGAAAATTTAAGCCCAAAGCTAGGGGTGTATTTTCTGGATCAAATTGAGTCAAGCTTAAATAGCCTAGAATCGAATCCATTTTTTCAAATTAGATATTCAAATATAAGATGCTTACCAGTGAGTCGCTTTCCATTTATGCTACACTATGAGGTTTTTGAAGCCGAGGGCTTAGTAAAAGTGTATGACATTTTGCACACCTCTATAGACCCTAAAAAATGGCAATAG
- a CDS encoding molybdopterin synthase sulfur carrier subunit, whose amino-acid sequence MKVKVLCFGITRDILGGSTVELSTNEAVTVADFKKQLFDEYPSLLKLNSLRIAVNEEYGDDTLVLNSRDEVVLIPPVSGG is encoded by the coding sequence ATGAAAGTGAAAGTACTGTGTTTTGGTATTACTAGGGATATTTTGGGAGGGTCGACTGTGGAGTTAAGTACAAATGAGGCAGTCACTGTTGCAGATTTTAAAAAACAATTGTTTGACGAATACCCATCTCTTCTTAAACTCAATTCTCTGCGAATTGCTGTGAATGAAGAATATGGAGATGATACTTTGGTATTAAATTCTAGGGATGAGGTTGTTTTGATTCCGCCTGTGAGTGGGGGGTGA